The proteins below are encoded in one region of Helianthus annuus cultivar XRQ/B chromosome 2, HanXRQr2.0-SUNRISE, whole genome shotgun sequence:
- the LOC110920336 gene encoding lysine histidine transporter-like 8, which produces MDERPETELISIPATPRDSTPEVLTPSGQRSPRPQSKEGGKSSNGWTPTSFISPRFLSPIGTPMKKVLVNMKGYLEEVGHLTKLNPQDAWLPITESRNGNAHYAAFHNLNAGVGFQALVLPVAFSFLGWSWGIISLTIAYIWQLYTLWILVQLHEAIPGKRYNRYLELAEAAFGNRLGAWLSIFPTAYLSAGTATALILVGGETMKLFFEIVCGPLCTSNPLTTVEWYLVFTFLCIVLSQLPNLNSIAGLSLVGAITAIFYSTMVWLLSVSQQRPPNISYDPIALPSFTSSVFSAFNALGIIAFAFRGHNLVLEIQSTMPSTFKHPAHVPMWKGAKVAYFFIAMCLFPVAIGGFWAYGNQMPPSGILNALFGFHQHDISRGLLATTFLLVVFSCLSSFQIYSMPVFDNFEASYTHRTNRPCSVWVRSGFRVVYAFINFFIGVALPFLSSLAGLLGGLTLPVTFAYPCFMWVLLKKPAKYSFNWYFNWSLGWLGVAFSVAFTIGGIWSIVDNGLKLKFFKPS; this is translated from the exons ATGGACGAAAGGCCCGAAACCGAGCTCATATCAATCCCGGCTACTCCCCGCGACTCCACGCCCGAGGTCCTGACCCCGTCGGGCCAACGTTCCCCAAGGCCCCAGTCAAAGGAAGGTGGGAAGTCGTCGAATGGATGGACGCCAACGTCCTTTATATCACCACGCTTTTTGAGTCCTATCGGGACGCCTATGAAGAAGGTGCTGGTGAATATGAAGGGGTATTTGGAGGAAGTAGGGCACTTGACGAAGCTTAACCCGCAAGACGCGTGGCTTCCTATCACCGAGTCGCGTAATGGCAATGCGCATTACGCCGCGTTTCATAACCTTAATGCCGGTGTCGGGTTTCAAGCTTTGGTTTTGCCTGTTGCGTTTTCGTTTCTTGGCTG GAGTTGGGGGATCATTTCACTAACTATAGCTTACATATGGCAACTATACACCTTATGGATCTTAGTTCAACTTCATGAAGCAATTCCCGGCAAAAGGTACAATCGATACCTCGAACTCGCCGAAGCAGCATTTG GAAATCGCTTAGGAGCATGGCTTTCAATCTTCCCAACTGCGTACTTATCAGCAGGAACGGCGACCGCCTTGATTCTTGTAGGGGGCGAAACAATGAAACTCTTCTTCGAGATCGTTTGTGGGCCCCTTTGTACCTCGAACCCGTTAACAACGGTTGAATGGTATTTGGTTTTCACATTTTTGTGTATTGTGTTGTCTCAGCTTCCAAACCTTAACTCAATAGCCGGGCTCTCCCTCGTAGGGGCTATAACCGCGATCTTTTACTCCACCATGGTTTGGCTCCTCTCGGTTAGCCAACAACGACCGCCTAACATCTCTTATGACCCCATCGCGTTACCTTCATTCACTTCTTCCGTCTTTTCGGCCTTCAATGCACTTGGTATCATAGCATTTGCTTTTAGAGGTCACAATCTTGTCCTTGAGATTCAg TCAACAATGCCATCGACGTTCAAGCACCCCGCTCACGTGCCAATGTGGAAAGGAGCGAAGGTCGCGTACTTCTTTATCGCCATGTGTTTGTTCCCGGTAGCTATTGGTGGTTTTTGGGCTTATGGGAATCAG ATGCCGCCAAGTGGGATTTTAAATGCGCTATTCGGCTTCCATCAACACGACATCTCAAGAGGGTTGCTTGCAACGACATTTCTACTAGTCGTCTTTAGTTGCTTGAGTAGCTTCCAGATCTACTCCATGCCTGTTTTCGACAACTTTGAAGCCAGCTACACACACCGCACAAACCGGCCATGCTCAGTCTGGGTGCGGTCAGGTTTTCGTGTGGTTTACGCGTTCATCAACTTCTTCATAGGCGTGGCATTGCCGTTCCTCTCCAGCCTAGCCGGATTGTTGGGGGGACTAACCCTTCCTGTTACATTTGCATACCCATGTTTCATGTGGGTGCTCCTCAAGAAGCCCGCAAAGTATAGCTTCAACTGGTACTTCAATTGGTCACTCGGGTGGCTTGGGGTCGCGTTTAGTGTTGCGTTTACTATTGGTGGGATTTGGAGCATCGTCGACAATGGGCTGAAACTCAAGTTCTTCAAGCCTAGTTAA